A section of the Gallus gallus isolate bGalGal1 chromosome 4, bGalGal1.mat.broiler.GRCg7b, whole genome shotgun sequence genome encodes:
- the COMMD8 gene encoding COMM domain-containing protein 8 isoform X1 translates to MLQLLEKLPPGRALEDYSGVWSLAEWMEVLEETRTYFKTAVGKNVTDEEAVQQMNELNANYQEAIIKCLKARKEEIRNALVETVNAISSAQLQDFDWQLKLALSSDKISMLQMPLLNLDLDVRENGEIKPISIEMNKEELQNLINALEAANKIVLQLK, encoded by the exons atgctgcagctgctggagaagctgcCGCCGGGACGGGCGTTGGAG GATTACAGCGGTGTTTGGAGCTTGGCGGAGTGGATGGAGGTTTTGGAAGAAACAAGGACATACTTCAAAACTGCCGTTGGCAAAAATGTAACTGATGAAGAG GCTGTTCAGCAGATGAACGAGTTGAATGCAAACTATCAAGAAGCAATCATAAAATGTCTAAAAgccagaaaggaagaaatcagaaatgcaCTTGTAGAAACAGTAAATGCGATCTCGTCTGCCCAGCTGCAGGATTTTGACTGGCAATTAAAG CTTGCTCTGTCCAGTGATAAGATCTCCATGCTGCAAATGCCACTTCTGAATCTGGATTTGGATGTGAGAGAAAATGGTGAAATTAAACCGATTTCTATAGAAATGAAcaaggaagagctgcagaacCTAATAAATGCTCTGGAAGCTGCTAATAAG ATTGTCTTGCAGCTGAAATGA
- the COMMD8 gene encoding COMM domain-containing protein 8 translates to MLQLLEKLPPGRALEFLHNIVDGICGRGYPRYQDYSGVWSLAEWMEVLEETRTYFKTAVGKNVTDEEAVQQMNELNANYQEAIIKCLKARKEEIRNALVETVNAISSAQLQDFDWQLKLALSSDKISMLQMPLLNLDLDVRENGEIKPISIEMNKEELQNLINALEAANKIVLQLK, encoded by the exons atgctgcagctgctggagaagctgcCGCCGGGACGGGCGTTGGAG TTCCTTCATAACATAGTTGATGGCATATGTGGACGCGGGTATCCTCGGTACCAGGATTACAGCGGTGTTTGGAGCTTGGCGGAGTGGATGGAGGTTTTGGAAGAAACAAGGACATACTTCAAAACTGCCGTTGGCAAAAATGTAACTGATGAAGAG GCTGTTCAGCAGATGAACGAGTTGAATGCAAACTATCAAGAAGCAATCATAAAATGTCTAAAAgccagaaaggaagaaatcagaaatgcaCTTGTAGAAACAGTAAATGCGATCTCGTCTGCCCAGCTGCAGGATTTTGACTGGCAATTAAAG CTTGCTCTGTCCAGTGATAAGATCTCCATGCTGCAAATGCCACTTCTGAATCTGGATTTGGATGTGAGAGAAAATGGTGAAATTAAACCGATTTCTATAGAAATGAAcaaggaagagctgcagaacCTAATAAATGCTCTGGAAGCTGCTAATAAG ATTGTCTTGCAGCTGAAATGA